One genomic region from Sander lucioperca isolate FBNREF2018 chromosome 3, SLUC_FBN_1.2, whole genome shotgun sequence encodes:
- the znf414 gene encoding zinc finger protein 414 codes for MMSSGSTVLQTADSGSGGNKRIPCSFYGCKRVYSDMTALESHIKDHDIPAQSLPGKVLLCSTVGCSGSFPNMQKLMEHMRHHHKPNIFFLCESCRTKLRSYRGLLTHLHTCSKMSRGKTKATEPTAPLPAATNPNASFAAVDQKPPLLDSVSTPQQPPAPTPNPDASFPAADLKPDPAALLLLGPPFLSNPETSPPPQLTEADPQPPIKGEPSDLPVFSNLDGPAAAAPDSPDAQGQHLTQTRSPEPVHAAPESAPRSPPGASVVWKKGQGLACSRRILWEHTRGRYTCVQCGHVVTNRKEMTHHISTKHSGNKAAEDAGSSAYNT; via the exons ATGATGTCTTCGGGCAGCACAGTGTTGCAGACAGCTGATTCTGGGAGTGGAG GAAACAAGAGGATACCGTGTTCGTTTTACGGCTGTAAGCGGGTGTACTCAGACATGACCGCTCTGGAAAGCCACATCAAGGACCATGACATCCCAGCTCAGTCTCTTCCAG GAAAGGTCTTGCTGTGCTCCACTGTCGGATGCAGTGGTTCCTTCCCCAACATGCAGAAACTGATGGAACATATGAGGCATCATCACAAACCCAACATATTCTTCCT GTGTGAGAGCTGTCGCACGAAGTTGCGATCCTACCGAGGCCTCTTGACTCACCTGCACACCTGTTCCAAAATGTCGCGGGGCAAAACGAAGGCGACCGAACCGACGGCCCCCCTGCCTGCTGCGACCAACCCCAACGCGTCCTTTGCTGCCGTGGACCAGAAGCCCCCGCTGCTGGACTCCGTGTCCACACCCCAGCAACCACCCGCTCCAACCCCAAACCCAGACGCTTCCTTCCCCGCTGCCGATCTGAAGCCAGACCCTGCTGCCCTCCTTCTCCTCGGCCCCCCCTTCCTGTCTAACCCGGAGACCTCCCCTCCCCCGCAGCTCACAGAGGCCGACCCCCAGCCTCCGATCAAGGGCGAACCCTCCGATCTGCCTGTATTCTCCAACCTGGAcggcccagcagcagcagctcctgaCTCGCCTGATGCCCAGGGCCAGCACCTGACACAGACCAGGTCTCCGGAGCCCGTCCACGCTGCTCCAGAATCAGCTCCTCGCTCTCCCCCTGGGGCCTCCGTTGTCTGGAAGAAGGGTCAAG GTCTGGCCTGCAGCAGACGCATCCTCTGGGAGCACACCAGAGGGCGCTACACATGTGTGCAGTGTGGCCACGTGGTGACCAACCGCAAGGAAATGACTCACCACATCAGCACCAAACACAGCGGTAACAAAGCCGCAGAAGATGCCGGGAGCTCTGCCTACAACACGTAG